A genomic stretch from Garciella nitratireducens DSM 15102 includes:
- a CDS encoding sulfide/dihydroorotate dehydrogenase-like FAD/NAD-binding protein, whose protein sequence is MYKIIKKRVLNPSVKSMEVYAPAIAKKAEPGQFIILRVHEKGERIPLTISDFNRDKGTVTITFQEVGKTTKLLGRLEEGEEILDFVGPLGKASELEGYKKVAVIGGGLGTAIAYPQAKKLHNLGAEVHSIVGFRNKDLIIYEEELNQVSDKVFITTDDGSNGHKGFVSDVLQQLIEEGNKYDLVIAIGPLIMMKVVSELTKKYGIKTIVSMNTIMIDGTGMCGGCRVTVGGEIKFACVDGPDFDGHLVDFDEAMRRGAMYKEEEAYSDHICKIGLGGN, encoded by the coding sequence ATGTATAAGATTATTAAAAAAAGAGTGTTGAACCCTTCAGTAAAGTCAATGGAAGTATATGCTCCAGCTATTGCTAAAAAAGCAGAACCTGGTCAGTTTATTATTTTAAGAGTACATGAAAAAGGAGAAAGAATTCCGCTGACTATTTCTGATTTTAATCGAGATAAAGGTACTGTCACTATCACTTTTCAAGAAGTAGGGAAAACAACGAAATTATTGGGGCGTTTAGAGGAAGGAGAAGAAATTTTAGATTTTGTAGGTCCATTAGGAAAGGCTTCTGAATTAGAAGGATACAAAAAAGTTGCTGTAATTGGTGGTGGATTAGGAACTGCTATTGCTTATCCACAAGCTAAGAAATTACATAATCTTGGAGCGGAAGTGCACTCTATTGTAGGTTTTAGAAATAAGGATTTAATCATCTATGAGGAGGAATTAAATCAGGTAAGTGATAAAGTATTTATTACCACAGATGATGGATCTAATGGACATAAAGGTTTTGTTAGTGATGTATTGCAGCAGTTAATTGAAGAAGGAAATAAATATGATTTAGTTATTGCTATTGGTCCATTGATTATGATGAAAGTAGTAAGTGAATTAACAAAAAAATATGGAATTAAAACCATTGTAAGTATGAATACTATAATGATTGATGGTACAGGAATGTGCGGTGGATGTCGTGTAACTGTAGGAGGAGAAATCAAGTTTGCTTGTGTAGATGGACCAGATTTTGATGGCCATTTAGTTGATTTTGATGAAGCAATGAGAAGGGGTGCTATGTATAAAGAAGAAGAAGCTTATTCTGATCACATATGTAAAATAGGATTGGGGGGAAATTAA